A stretch of DNA from Yoonia sp. G8-12:
CCCAGAACCAAGAGATGGGACCGCTGTTTCCTGGTGCTCTTGAGGCGCTGGATGTGTTGCGCGCGCAGGATCACACGCTCTTGGCGGTTGCCACAGGAAAATCGCGACGGGGCCTCGATAAAGTGCTGGAACGGCACGGGCTGAAAGGGATGTTTCACTCCGAGCAAGTCGCTGATCACCACCCTTCCAAACCGAACCCTTCGATGATCCTCACAGCTTTGACCGAAACCGGTGTTGTGCCGCAAAAGGCCGTGATGCTGGGCGATACGACCTTTGATATGGATATGGCGCGCGCGGCGGGGATCAAAAAGATCGGGGTCACGTGGGGGTATCATCCTGCCGCCTCGCTGCAACCTGACGCAATGATCGACGATTTTGCAGCGCTGGCGGGCGCTGTGGACCAACTGATAGGTTTCTGAACGATGAGTGACTGGCAATCCAAGCGGTTCTGGAAAAAGGCGCAGGCAGAGGCCTGTGAAGGTGGTTTCACGGTCTTGCTGGACGGGCGTCCGGTGCGCACGCCCGCAAAAGCGCCTTTTGCGGTGCCAACCCTACTTATGGCGGAAGCGATTGCCGCTGAATGGGACGCACAGGAAAAAGTAATAGATCCACGCACGATGCCAGTGACCCGCGGCGCGAATGCCGCCATTGATAAAGTACGCACCCAGCGCGATGAAGTGATTGCGATGCTTGCCGAATATGGTGATAGCGATCTGCTTTGCTACCGTGCTGCGGGCCCTGAGGGCCTGATCCAGAAACAGTCTGAGGCGTGGGATCCGATGCTGGACTGGGCGGCGGAAACGCTGGAAGTCCGCCTTTTCGTGGGGGAGGGTGTGATGCATGTGGCGCAACAGCCAGAGGCACTGGTCAAGCTGAAAAACGAGCTTGCCGCGTTCGATGAGTTCGCCTTGGCTGCCGTGCATGATTTGATTAGCCTCTCGGGCTCTTTGATCTTGGCGCTTGGTGTCACGCGAGAGGCAATTCCGGTTGAAGAGGCTTGGCTTCTTTCGCGCATAGATGAGCATTGGCAAATCGCACAGTGGGGCGAAGATGAGGAAGCTACAGCGGCAGAAATGACCAAGCGGCAGGCATTTCTGGATGCTGCACGTTTTTACAGGCTTTCACTGACCTAGGGGAAAGTTGATGTTTAGGCCGGATTCACCAAAAAGTGCCTCATTTATCAGCAAGTGAACAGTGTTTTTCAGCAGCCGCCCTTGACTCTAGACCAGAATACCCAAACTCTCTTTGCATTGGGTTGGCAAGATCAACTCATTCATCATTACTGTCTATCGGGACGGGATAAAAATTGGCTGCCCTAATAATGGGGCAGAAACTCAGGAAGAGGTAAAAATGAAAAAAACCGCATTTTACGGCGCACTCACTGTTGCAGGTTTCGCTGCAAGCATGGCATCTGCGGCAACGCTTGATGACGTGAAAGAGCGCGGCACACTGAACTGTGGCGTGACAACCGGCCTGATCGGCTTTGCATCGCCTGATGCGAACGGCGTTTGGGAAGGTTTCGACGTCGGCGTATGCCGCGCGGTTGCTGCTGCTGTTCTGGGCGATCCAACTGCTGTTGAATTCGTACCAACAACGGGTAAGACACGCTTTACAGCGCTGGCTTCCGGCGAGATCGACGTGCTGGCACGTAACACCACATGGACATTCAGCCGTGACGTTGACCTGAAGTTCGAATTTGTTGGCATCAACTACTACGATGGTCAGGGCTTCATTGCGCCACGCGATCTTGGTGTTTCTTCTGCGAAGGAACTTGATGGTGCAACTGTCTGCATCCAGACAGGGACAACAACAGAGCTGAACCTGGCCGATTACTTCCGCGCCAACAACATCAGCTATGAGCCGGTGCCTATTGAAACGAACGCTGAAGGTCAGCAGCAGTACCTTGCTGGTGCTTGCGACGTTTACACAACTGACGCATCCGGTCTGGCTGCGACACGTGCTGCGTTCGAGAACCCACAGGATCACATCATCCTGCCAGAGATCATCTCGAAAGAGCCACTTGGTCCGCTTGTTCGCCACGGCGACAACGACTGGGCTGACGTTGTCCGTTGGACACTCAACGCTCTGATCGCAGCTGAAGAGCTGGGCGTCACATCTGCCAACATCGAAGAGCTGGCAGCGGCACCAACAGGTAACCCAGAAGTCAACCGTCTGCTGGGCACCGAAGATGAACTGGGCGCAATGCTGGGTCTGGAAGCGGACTGGGCGAAAAACGCAATCGCCGCTGGTGGTAACTACGGCGAGTTGTTCGAAAAGAACATCGGTGAGAACACACCAATCGGTCTGGCGCGCGGTCTGAACGCGCAGTGGACCGAAGGTGGTCTGCTCTACACTCCGCCATTCCGCTAAGGAATTCGGATAAGATCAAAGGGCGCGGTATTCACCGCGCCCTTTCACCAAGACGACCATAAAAAATCAGCGCAAACGAGTTGCAAAAGCAACCAACACACAAAGCGCTGAAGCAACGGGGAAAACATAATGACGTCGGTCACAGACCCACCACAGGGGTCGTTCCGCCTGTCGATGCTCATCAACGACACGCGTTATCGATCCTATACTTTCCAATTCATCGCTCTCGTGCTTCTGATCGGCTTTATGGCCTATCTGGGCATCAATCTGGTGAGCAACCTTGCGGCGCAGGGTCTGAACATTTCGTTTGGTTTTCTGGGCAATGCGGCAGGATATGACATTAACCAGACCTTGGTCGAGTATGACAGCCAATCGTCGCACCTGCGGGCTGCAGTCGTCGGGATTATCAACACGCTGATTGTTGCTTTCCTTGCTTGCGTGACGGCAACCATCTTTGGCGTCATTGCAGGTGTTCTACGGCTTTCGAACAACTGGGTCGTGCGCAAATTGATGGCGTTCTACGTCGAGATCTTCCGGAACATTCCCGTTCTGATCTGGATCATCATTATCTTCTCGATCATGACCGTCAGCATGCCAGCACCGCGCGATTTCCGGGGTGAGGATCCTTCCGCCAGTATGTTGTTTGAATCCTTCGCCTTTACGAACCGCGGTGTTTATTCACCTGCTCCGGTCATTGATGGTGCAAGTGGCTGGATCGTCATTGGAGTCTTTATCGCTTCGATTATCGGCATTTTTGCCTATCGCAGATACGCGACCAAGAAACTTTACGATACCGGGCAACTCCTGCCGATGCTCTGGCCATCCGTGGCGCTGTTTTTCGTGCCCGTGACCCTTGTCTACTTCATCCTCGGTCGTCCGATCACCTTGGACTATCCCTCGTTGCAAGGGTTTAACTTCCAAGGCGGGCTGCACCTGCGGGGGTCGTTGATTGCGCTTTGGTTTGCTTTGGCGATCTACACCGGTGCCTTTATCGCGGAAAACGTGCGTGCGGGTATTCTTGCGATTTCCAAGGGCCAGACAGAGGCTGCGGCCTCGCTTGGTCTGCGCCCCGGTCGGATCATGAACCTTGTGATCCTGCCTCAGGCGTTGCGGGTCATCATCCCGCCGCTGATTTCGCAATATCTCAACATCACCAAGAACAGCTCTCTGGCGATTGCTGTGGGATACATGGATGTCACATCCACGCTGGGCGGGATCACCCTGAACCAGACCGGTCGTGCGATCGAATGTATCCTCTTGCTGATGCTGTTCTATCTGACGATCTCACTGCTGATCTCGGCTGTTATGAACGTCTACAACAACTCTGTTAAGCTGAGGGAGCGCTGATATGTCAGATACACATTCACACTCAGTCGCTTTTGTCCGCACCGAAACCCTGCCGCAACTGCCCCCGCCCGCCAGCGAGGCAGGTGTGGTCAAGTGGATGCGCGAGAACCTGTTCTCGAGCATCCCCAACAGCGTCCTGACGCTGGTCGCATTATATGTGATCTATCAGCTTGTGACGGGTGCATTCCCTTGGATGGCAAACGGCATCTGGAACACAAACTCTTTGGCAGAGTGTCGTGAAATCCTTGATGGCGCCACGGGCGCGTGTTTCTCGGTCATCACAGAGCGCTGGAACCAGCTTTTGTTCGGGTTCAGTTACCCGTCCGAATTTTACTGGCGTCCGGGACTGGCCTTCTTGTTGCTGTTTGTGGCGGCTGCACCTGTCATGTTTTTTGACCTGCCGCGTAAACTGCTGCTGTTCACAGCGATTTACCCGTTCCTAGCCTACTGGCTGGTCTGGGGTGGCACGATCTATACCCCGCTGTTTGCGCTGCTGGGCATTGTCATCGGGTACCTTGTGTATGCGCGTTTCGTCAAAGACAGCTTTGCCATGGGCTTTTTCGGTGGCGTGATTGCCGCGTTCATCGCGTGGTTTATCGGCGGATACATTGTCGGTGCCATCGCACCGGCCGAGCCATTCCTTGAGGCCGTGCAGTCGCGCGACATGGGGGGCTTTATGCTCAACATGACGCTTGGCGTGGTCTGTGTGTCGCTGTCCTTGCCGCTGGGTATCGTGCTGGCGCTGGGGCGTCAGTCGGACATGCCGATCATCAAGTGGATATGTGTGGTTTTCATCGAGTTTATCCGTGGCGTGCCGTTGATCACATTGCTTTTCGTAGCAAACGTGGTTCTGGCGTTCTTCCTGCCACCGGGTACGACATTCGATTTGATCCTGCGCGTGATCATCATGATCACCATGTTCTCGGCGGCCTATATCGCCGAGGTGATCCGGGGTGGTCTGGCCGCTTTGCCAAAGGGACAATACGAGGCCGGAGACAGCCTTGGACTGGATTATGCGCAGTCGATGCGTCTGATCATCCTGCCGCAGGCGCTCAAGATCTCGATTCCGGGCATCGTGAACGTGGCGGTGGGTCTGTTCAAAGACACCACGCTGGTTTCGGTCATTTCGATGTTCGATCTGGTTGGCATGATCCGCGGACCCATTTTGTCGTCAACAGACTGGAACGGTGTGTACTGGGAGCTGTTTATGGCCGCCTCGGTTCTATTCTTCGTCGTGTGCTACGGCATTTCACAATACTCACAATGGTTGGAGCGCAGGCTCGCAACCGACCACCGATAGGAGGCTGATACCATGGCCGAAGCAACAAAACTCAAAGTCTCTGACGAGCTGGCAATTACCATTGAGAATATGAACAAATGGTATGGGTCATTCCACGTGCTGCGCGACATCGACCTGTCGGTGTATCGGGGTGAGCGGATTGTCATCTGCGGCCCATCCGGGTCGGGCAAATCGACGCTGATCCGCTGCATCAACGCGTTGGAAGAGCACCAGCAAGGCAAGATCACCGTGGATGGCACAGTGCTGTCCTCGGACCTCAAGAACATCGACAAAATCCGGTCAGAGGTCGGCATGTGCTTTCAGCACTTCAACCTCTTCCCGCATCTGACGATCCTTGAAAACTGCACGCTGGCCCCGATCTGGGTACGCAAGACGCCCAAGAAGGAAGCCGAAGAAACGGCGATGCACTTCCTTGAGAAGGTCAAAATCCCCGAGCAGGCCGACAAATACCCCGGTCAGTTGTCCGGTGGTCAGCAACAGCGTGTGGCGATTGCCCGTTCGCTTTGCATGAAGCCGCGCATCATGCTGTTTGACGAACCGACATCGGCGCTTGACCCTGAAATGATCAAAGAGGTGCTCGACACCATGATCGAACTGGCCGAGGAAGGCATGACCATGCTGTGCGTGACCCACGAGATGGGCTTTGCCCGTCAGGTCGCCAACCGTGTGATCTTTATGGACCAAGGCCAGATCGTGGAACAGAACGAGCCGGAAGAGTTCTTTAACAATCCCAAGTCCGACCGGACACAGTTGTTCCTGAGCCAGATTTTGGGTCATTAAGGCCGATTGATAGACAACTGCAAAAGCCCCGGCATGTGAGTGACCGGGGCTTTTTGTTTGCGTCATGGCCGCAGCACAGATCCAAGCTTGTTTGCCAAGATGGACCGCGATACCGTTTACGAATGCAGTTCAAAATAACGGACCTATGCGCGAATGATATCGCCAAAGCTGCCGTGCTTTGGGAACGTGGCTGGCATGAGGCTCATGCGACGCTCGTACCACCAGAGCTCGTAAAGCTCAGAACCTCAGAGAGTTTTGCAAAGCGGTTGGAGAACTTTATCGGAAAGATACGCATAAGCATCGACGATAGTGAGGTCCTTGGCATCTGCATGACCAAAGAGGATGAACTGTACCAGATGTATGTTGCACCACAGGCGCGTGGTGCCGGTCTGGCGCAGGCGCTTATGCTGGATGCTGAGAGCCGACTGGCCGAAGCTGGCCATAATGACGCTTGGCTCGCATGTGCGGTTGGCAACGATAGGGCAGCAAGGTTCTACGCAAAGGCTGGGTGGCGAAATGCCGGGTTACGTACCGTTGAGCTTGATACGATGAGCGGTCCTTTCCCACTCAAAATTTGGCGATATGAGAAGATTTTTTCATGACTGCAAGGGCGTTGGTTATGTAATAGGGTCAAGTCTCGCAGTTGCACTATTCAATGTCTTGTGCCGATGTCCCGATCAGATCACGCGGTACCACAAAAGCTTCGCAGTGACCGCCCCGTGGCCGTACCTGTGTCCAGCTGGCGGCGTCAAAATCAATCATCGTCGTCGCACATGTCGGATAGTCGCTGAACCGCCGATGTTCTGGCGCCGCTTTCACCAAGCCATTCGCCAGCATCCCGATCCCGGGGTTGTGGCCGATGACGGCGAGGGTTTCTGCGGTCTGTTGTTTGATCAGATCAAGGATGGTGTCGGGTGAGGCGTGATAGATGCGCCCGGAAAGCTGTTGTTTTGGTTGTATCGGTAGTGCGGGCAGGATCAGGTCCATCGTCTCTTGCGTGCGCGCGGCGTCCGAACAAAGCACGACGTCGGGCACATAGCCCTGTTCCGCCATCCACTTCCCAATCGCCACAGCCGAGTCCTGCCCCCTTGTGTTCAGCACCCTTGCATGGTCGTCCGCAAACGGATTGCCCCAACTGGATTTGGCGTGGCGGATTAGGATCAGGCGCAGGGTCACAGGAAGGCCTCCATATGGAAAGCGGCTTGGGCGGGTAGGCGGGTGCCTTGCCCCACAGGGCAGGCACGGCGCGCAAGGCACCCGTGCGTACGGCAAGAGGTGCCAGCGGGTGAAGCGACATGGGCTTTGCAGGCCGCCACATCGTAGCCGTCGTTGAAGGCCCCCACAGGGCAGGCGGTGGCGCAGGGCTTTGCGCAGGTCAGGCAGGGCTGTGGGTTTGCACCAATCACGGCGGATCTCTTCCTGCGCAATGCGCCACGGAAAGAGGTGAACAGCCCCGTGTCATCATGCACTAGAAATCCGATTGGCGACGCCCAGAACCGCCCCGTTTGTTTGGCCCATGTAAAGAAGGGCGCGTAGGGTGGTCCACCAAACGGGAAGAGCGGTTCCGCATCCAGTGTCACCGCCAATTCCCCAATCACCCGGGTTGACCAACGGTCCATTGGGTCTGGCTGCCCGTCGCTATATTCAGCACTGGTCGTGAAAATGGGCCAAAAGGCAGGTTCATCCGGTCCGATCAAAGTGATCGTGCCATTTCCATCAGGACAGTCCCCCAATTGCCGGAGCCCTTGCGGCGCGAGCAGGGCGTCAAGGTCAGCCGCAATGCCCGGATAATCCGCCATTCAGTCGCGGGGCGCGCGAATGATGGATCCGGCCCCGTGTTCGGTAAACAGCTCCAACAGACTGGCATTTGGCAGGCGGCCGTCAAGGATCACGACTGCGCGGACACCCTTTTCGATCGCATCGAGTGCGGTTTCCGTTTTCGGAATCATGCCACCGGCAATCGTGCCGTCCGCGATCATCGCGCGAACCTGTTCAGGGGCGATCTGCGTAATCACATTGCCCTCGGCGTCTTTGACCCCGGCTACATCTGTCAGCAACAACAGGCGGTCCGCTTTTAGCGCGCCAGCGATTGCGCCGGCCGCTGTATCGCCATTGACGTTGAAGGTTTCGTTGAAATCCATGCCTGTGGCCACTGGTGCAACCACCGGGATGATTCCGGCCGTAAACAAATCGCGCAGCACCTGCACGTTCATTTCGATCGGTTTGCCAACAAAACCAAGCTCTGGGTCGTCAGCCTCGGCGACCATCAGATCGTCGTCTTTACCTGACAGGCCGACGGCCCGCCCGCCTTCGTCCATGATGGCCTGTACGATCCGCTTGTTTACAAGGCCGGTCAGCACCATTTCAACCACTTCGACGGTGGCCTGATCCGTAACACGTTTGCCGCGCACGAATTCAGATTTGATCCCCAACTTGTCGAGCATTTCGTTGATCATCGGGCCGCCGCCATGCACCACGACGGGGTTCATGCCAACCTGACGCATCAAGACGATATCGCGGGCAAATTCGGCCATCGCGTTTGCATCGCCCATCGCGTTTCCGCCGAATTTGACGACGACGACTGCGCCGGAATAGCGCTGCAGATAGGGGAGTGCCTCTGACAGTGTCCGCGCGGTTGCGATCCAGTCACGGTTCATATCTTGTTTCCTTGTTGTCATTCTATTCCCGCAATCACGGCGCGTAATGTTGCAATGCCATCGCCTTTTTCTGACGAGCTGAGGATCAGTTCAGGAAAAGCGGCTGGATGCTTTGCCAACGCCGCTCGGGTTTTATCAAGCGAGGCTTGCAGCGCGTCACCCCGCAATTTGTCGATCTTTGTCATAACAACCTGAAATGTCACAGCCGCACTATCCAGCAGCGACATAATCTCTTCGTCCACGGCCTTGGCGCCGTGCCGTGCGTCAATCAGCACAAAGACGCGGCGCAGGGTCTGACGGCCCGACAGATATTGTTTCAGCAATCGCTGCCACTTTTCCACAACCGCCACAGGTGCGTTGGCAAAGCCATAGCCGGGCAGGTCGACAACATAGATATCGCCTGCGGTGAAAAAGTTGATCTCTTGCGTCCGCCCTGGCGTGTTGGAGGCCCGCGCCAGCCCTTTGCGTCCTGTCAGCGCATTGATCAGCGATGACTTGCCCACGTTCGAGCGCCCTGCAAAGCAGACCTCCATCCGGTCAGCGGGCGGTAGGCCGTCCATCGCGACAACACCTTTGACGAACTCTGTTTCGCCAGCAAAGAGCAGGCGGCCCTTTTCGAGCGCTTGTGCATCAGGCGCTTCGACCTCGGGAAAACGCATTTCCATGTTAGTTTACCTTTGCCCTATCGTTGAGGGCGATCTTGCCACCCTTGATCACCTTGGCATAGACGCCAAAATCCTGATGGTTCCAACCATCGCGCAAAGCTGACAGCGTATCAACATCACGTTCACCTGTGCGCGGATTGGCCATCGTATGTTTGCAGCGTTCAATAGGTTCGATGATTTGCAAAATGGCCTCGCCAATCTGTACCTCTTTGCCCATCCACGTCATCTCTTCCCAGGCCGCTGTTCCGTTCAGCCAGATATTACCGCGCCAGCGCTCAATCTCGAGCGGTTGGCCCAGCTTTTCGGCCACTGCGGTGTGGCTGGCGTAAGTCATGATCGATATCGAAGGGTAGTCGGTGTCGGTCATGCCGCGCGCTGGCGCTTTGACAAGCGCGGTCGGTTGGCGTTTGTCAGGTGGGCAAAGGGGGCGGACCCAATCGACGAACCGCGCCACATCATCCGCATTATCGGGTGCAAAGCTGATCTCGCCCAATGCGTCATGCCGCAGTGTGATCGTCCCCGAAACGTCGTCCAAACTGGCCCAGATGCCCGCGAGACCGGGTGTCGCTGTGCCAATCATGAAGTTTCTGCACATCACCCAGCTTGGGTGACTTATATCAAACTTCGTGTCCTCGTGCGTGACGGCCCACGTACGATCCCAGGGAAAGGTATGCCCTTTGGTCAGGACGACCTGATCCAGCGCCTCGCGTCCGTGGCTCTTGATGGGGTGCCGCCATAGCGCGGCGACACTGACCATCTACTTGCCCTCTTTCTCTTTGGCGTCCGCCGCAGCCTTTTTCTTGATGCTGGCCTTGATGTTGCCAAAGACATCCGGCTTGGCCCCGTGGCTACGCATAATTGCGTACTGCTGGGTGAAGGTGATGATGTTGTTGGCAATCCAGTACAGCACCAGACCGGATGCGAACGAGCCCAGCATGAACATGAAGACCCAAGGCATCCACGCAAAAATCATCTGCTGCGTCGGGTCTGTTGGGGCTGGGTTCAGCTTTTGCTGCAACCACATCGACACACCCAGCATGATTGGCAGGATACCGATAAAGATCAGTGCAAGAATTGATCCGGGTTCGGGTGCTGCGAATGGCAGCAGTCCAAAGAGGTTGATCAGGGATGAAGGATCGGGCGCGGAAAGGTCACGGATCCAGCCGATCCATGGCGCGTGGCGCAGTTCGATCGTGACAAAGATCACCTTGTAGAGCGAGAAGAAGATCGGGATCTGCAACAAGATCGGCAAACAACCCGCGGCAGGGTTTACCTTGTTATCTTTATAAAGCTTCATCATGCCTTGCTGCATGGCCTGCTTGTCGTCGCCTGCGCGCTCTTTCAGCTTTTCCATCTCGGGCTGAAGCTCTTTCATCTTCGCCATCGAGACGTAGGATTTATAGGCCAGCGGCAGCACGATGATTTTCAGGATCACGGTCAGCATCAGGATTGACCAGCCCATGTTTCCGATAAAGATGTTCAGGTAGTGCAGCAGCGCAAAGATCGGCTTGGTCAAGAAGAAGAACCAGCCCCAGTCGATGCTGTCAAGGAAGCCACCGACACCTTCTTCATCTTGATAATGGCGAATTTCTTCCCATTCCTTCGCACCGGCAAAGAGGCGGGTGGTCACAGTCGCGGTTTCACCGGCTGCGACTGTTGCGATCGGCATGACGGCCTCGACCTGATACAGGTCACGCACATCAAAATATTTGGAAGTAGACCGGAACGGCATACCCTGCTCAGGGATGAGCGTGGTCATCCAGTAGTGGTCGGTATAGCCGATCCAGCCGGAGTCAGTGACATCCAGCCGCTCGGCCTGTGTGCGTTCGCGCGGGTCGATGGCATATTCTGTGATGTCGTCATAGCCGGTTTCTTCCAGCTCACCATCCGTCATCCGCACCATGCCTTCATGCAGGATGAAGAAGTTTTTCAGGTCTGCAGGCTCACCATGACGCCGCAAAATGCCGTAGGGCCGTGCAGAAACCGGTGTGCTTGTCGTGTTCTCGACGCTTTGGGCAAAGCTGAACATATACGCGTCATCGACCGAGATTTCAGTCCGGAAAATCTGGCCTGCGCCATTGTCCCACGCAATGGTGACGGGGGATGTGGGGGTCAGTGTATCGCCGCTTTCAAGCGACCAAACCGTGTCAGGTCCAGGCACCGCGCTGGCGTCGATTCCATCTGTCGCTGTCCAGCCGAAGGATGCGAAATAGGCGCCCGGCTCGCCTACTGGTTTCAGCAGTCGCACAATGGGCGCACCTTCATCGAGTGTTTCACGATATTGGGTAAGGGCCAGATCATCAATCCGACCGCCCAAGAGGGAAATCGAGCCGCTCAACTCATCGGTTACGATAGGAATGCGCGGCGCCTCCGTTGCGGCCTCGGGCACATCGGTTGGCGTCGTTGCCGTTGAGGCAACCGCATCTGGCGCAGGCAGCGTCGAATCCTCGAGGGTTTGTGCGGTCTCGGTCGCAGGATCAACAGGAAGATCCTCTGGCGGAAACAGTGTTGTCCACGCCACGATCACAGCAAAGCTTAGCACCGTTGCCAAGATGAGGTTCTTGTTCTGGTCGTCCATCTGAAAACCACCCATTTTTCCTAGAAAAGTCTGTGGGTGGTTCAACCCGTCGGGGGGCAAAGGTCAAGCGGTTTTCAGGGTTTTCGGACGGATTGAAGCAGTTGTGAGCCACCAATCTGGCGTTGTACCCGCCTCTGGGCGTCCAATTCGATGAGCACAGCGCGAAATCCTCAGGAGCTTTGCGAATCCAAGAACCGCTTGCGCGTCCGATAAAACACATCCGTTAGGCGCGGATCGTTTGCTGTGAGCTTCTTGAGCATTTCCGAGAATGCTTCGTCGTCCTGACCAAAAAAGGCTTGAGCCGCTTCGTCGGGATCCATTGATTTCGAAATGCTTTTCATACCACACTACCTTTACACCACTGATATCTCCCTTTTAGTCGGGCAATCTGGTGGAATTGGGGCCGTAATTGGGCCGAATATAAGACATTGATTAAGAATTCAAAATTCAAACGCGAAACCTGAGTTCAGACACAACAAACCCTTTGCCAGATCCGAGCCAAATTTGACAGACCCCCAGCAAATTAGCCCTATTGAAGCGATCGTCTCGCTCGAGCGCAAGTCTGGTCGCCCTGACCTGTCAGCAATGTGATCCAACCTAGAGCTTGTCGCGCAGACTGTACCACAACATTGCTAAAACCAGCAAAGGTGAACGAAAGGCCGCTCCGCCGGGGAACGGATACGTCGGAACGCCCGCCATGGTGTCGAACCGTTCGGCCTGTCCAGCGATGGTTTCCGCAGCGATCTGGCCCGAGAGCGTAGCGAGCGCAACACCAGACCCGGAAAACCCCGACATAGTCAGGATATTTCCGCCGATCCTTTCATAATGTGGCATCCGGTTCATCGTGATCCCAAGCGTACCGCCCCATGCGTGGTCAATTTCAACGTCTTTGAGTTGGGGGAAGATCTCTAACAGAGGTTTGCGCACAGCACCCGCGATGTCCTTGGGGAATTTGTAGCCGTAGGTTTCTGTGCCGCCGAACAAGAGCCGGTGATCCTCGGAGAAGCGAAAGTAGTTCACAACGAATTTGCTATCTGCAACGGCATAGTTGTTGCGGATGATCTGGTCT
This window harbors:
- a CDS encoding amino acid ABC transporter substrate-binding protein; this translates as MKKTAFYGALTVAGFAASMASAATLDDVKERGTLNCGVTTGLIGFASPDANGVWEGFDVGVCRAVAAAVLGDPTAVEFVPTTGKTRFTALASGEIDVLARNTTWTFSRDVDLKFEFVGINYYDGQGFIAPRDLGVSSAKELDGATVCIQTGTTTELNLADYFRANNISYEPVPIETNAEGQQQYLAGACDVYTTDASGLAATRAAFENPQDHIILPEIISKEPLGPLVRHGDNDWADVVRWTLNALIAAEELGVTSANIEELAAAPTGNPEVNRLLGTEDELGAMLGLEADWAKNAIAAGGNYGELFEKNIGENTPIGLARGLNAQWTEGGLLYTPPFR
- a CDS encoding ferredoxin; translation: MADYPGIAADLDALLAPQGLRQLGDCPDGNGTITLIGPDEPAFWPIFTTSAEYSDGQPDPMDRWSTRVIGELAVTLDAEPLFPFGGPPYAPFFTWAKQTGRFWASPIGFLVHDDTGLFTSFRGALRRKRSAVIGANPQPCLTCAKPCATACPVGAFNDGYDVAACKAHVASPAGTSCRTHGCLARRACPVGQGTRLPAQAAFHMEAFL
- a CDS encoding SixA phosphatase family protein; the encoded protein is MTLRLILIRHAKSSWGNPFADDHARVLNTRGQDSAVAIGKWMAEQGYVPDVVLCSDAARTQETMDLILPALPIQPKQQLSGRIYHASPDTILDLIKQQTAETLAVIGHNPGIGMLANGLVKAAPEHRRFSDYPTCATTMIDFDAASWTQVRPRGGHCEAFVVPRDLIGTSAQDIE
- the argB gene encoding acetylglutamate kinase, whose product is MNRDWIATARTLSEALPYLQRYSGAVVVVKFGGNAMGDANAMAEFARDIVLMRQVGMNPVVVHGGGPMINEMLDKLGIKSEFVRGKRVTDQATVEVVEMVLTGLVNKRIVQAIMDEGGRAVGLSGKDDDLMVAEADDPELGFVGKPIEMNVQVLRDLFTAGIIPVVAPVATGMDFNETFNVNGDTAAGAIAGALKADRLLLLTDVAGVKDAEGNVITQIAPEQVRAMIADGTIAGGMIPKTETALDAIEKGVRAVVILDGRLPNASLLELFTEHGAGSIIRAPRD
- a CDS encoding ATP12 family chaperone protein encodes the protein MSDWQSKRFWKKAQAEACEGGFTVLLDGRPVRTPAKAPFAVPTLLMAEAIAAEWDAQEKVIDPRTMPVTRGANAAIDKVRTQRDEVIAMLAEYGDSDLLCYRAAGPEGLIQKQSEAWDPMLDWAAETLEVRLFVGEGVMHVAQQPEALVKLKNELAAFDEFALAAVHDLISLSGSLILALGVTREAIPVEEAWLLSRIDEHWQIAQWGEDEEATAAEMTKRQAFLDAARFYRLSLT
- a CDS encoding amino acid ABC transporter permease, which encodes MSDTHSHSVAFVRTETLPQLPPPASEAGVVKWMRENLFSSIPNSVLTLVALYVIYQLVTGAFPWMANGIWNTNSLAECREILDGATGACFSVITERWNQLLFGFSYPSEFYWRPGLAFLLLFVAAAPVMFFDLPRKLLLFTAIYPFLAYWLVWGGTIYTPLFALLGIVIGYLVYARFVKDSFAMGFFGGVIAAFIAWFIGGYIVGAIAPAEPFLEAVQSRDMGGFMLNMTLGVVCVSLSLPLGIVLALGRQSDMPIIKWICVVFIEFIRGVPLITLLFVANVVLAFFLPPGTTFDLILRVIIMITMFSAAYIAEVIRGGLAALPKGQYEAGDSLGLDYAQSMRLIILPQALKISIPGIVNVAVGLFKDTTLVSVISMFDLVGMIRGPILSSTDWNGVYWELFMAASVLFFVVCYGISQYSQWLERRLATDHR
- a CDS encoding amino acid ABC transporter ATP-binding protein, which produces MAEATKLKVSDELAITIENMNKWYGSFHVLRDIDLSVYRGERIVICGPSGSGKSTLIRCINALEEHQQGKITVDGTVLSSDLKNIDKIRSEVGMCFQHFNLFPHLTILENCTLAPIWVRKTPKKEAEETAMHFLEKVKIPEQADKYPGQLSGGQQQRVAIARSLCMKPRIMLFDEPTSALDPEMIKEVLDTMIELAEEGMTMLCVTHEMGFARQVANRVIFMDQGQIVEQNEPEEFFNNPKSDRTQLFLSQILGH
- a CDS encoding GNAT family N-acetyltransferase; the encoded protein is MQFKITDLCANDIAKAAVLWERGWHEAHATLVPPELVKLRTSESFAKRLENFIGKIRISIDDSEVLGICMTKEDELYQMYVAPQARGAGLAQALMLDAESRLAEAGHNDAWLACAVGNDRAARFYAKAGWRNAGLRTVELDTMSGPFPLKIWRYEKIFS
- a CDS encoding amino acid ABC transporter permease — protein: MTSVTDPPQGSFRLSMLINDTRYRSYTFQFIALVLLIGFMAYLGINLVSNLAAQGLNISFGFLGNAAGYDINQTLVEYDSQSSHLRAAVVGIINTLIVAFLACVTATIFGVIAGVLRLSNNWVVRKLMAFYVEIFRNIPVLIWIIIIFSIMTVSMPAPRDFRGEDPSASMLFESFAFTNRGVYSPAPVIDGASGWIVIGVFIASIIGIFAYRRYATKKLYDTGQLLPMLWPSVALFFVPVTLVYFILGRPITLDYPSLQGFNFQGGLHLRGSLIALWFALAIYTGAFIAENVRAGILAISKGQTEAAASLGLRPGRIMNLVILPQALRVIIPPLISQYLNITKNSSLAIAVGYMDVTSTLGGITLNQTGRAIECILLLMLFYLTISLLISAVMNVYNNSVKLRER
- a CDS encoding HAD-IA family hydrolase — protein: MSDLRLVIFDVDGTLVDSQAEIMAAMALAFQSERLILPERKVVLSIVGLSLAEAFQTLCPDVDDGRRARMVEAYKAAFMSLRTQNQEMGPLFPGALEALDVLRAQDHTLLAVATGKSRRGLDKVLERHGLKGMFHSEQVADHHPSKPNPSMILTALTETGVVPQKAVMLGDTTFDMDMARAAGIKKIGVTWGYHPAASLQPDAMIDDFAALAGAVDQLIGF